The following are from one region of the Melitaea cinxia chromosome 7, ilMelCinx1.1, whole genome shotgun sequence genome:
- the LOC123654976 gene encoding protein artichoke-like, translating to MKRIFHCEAKGNENGIIQFISLLLFLLPIYRAQNTLECTEMIRNNKCSCYTFEDAVYLDCQDTTIKNIKNALKRVTNVYSFSIYDLDASEQALGPHFIPQGACIKYIHISRTNIGDIDDETFMPLRKCLETLSIVSSKIKFIPQKALSGMLKLMSLELVSNYIEEIPSYSFYGLPLKKINIRGNIIRRVSETAFTTLESTLLEIDLSENNLTTFPIISLANLKRLQTLKLAWNEIYAIENLENSNLLSLENLDLNSNNFEFISEDCLKFSPSLKALSFHFNFIANIHHRAFYSLVNLKSLDLSHNRIKILHTNIFQNNKQIEIIDLSHNHLHHIHGLLCNMPSLSKIFLSHNNILEVPIDSFFNSSKISVLHLDKNCIHTINSESFRDLKFLEELQIDFNYLNQVPHSILSNNKNLTKLRLDNNKFSDFNNNTFVSLVNLKYLKINNNELKSISKDIFINLIYLEEIYLNHNKIAVIESGTFEKMSNLKFISLHNNKLTDIDDILPKINSKLILLFLEFNQLTSINYEFLGPQRRLHQLSLKNNRLKFISKMTFSNLTYLTRLELSHNELLIIDDFSFQRLNSARYLDLQYNKIKNISSYTFFGLSELEDLDLSNNKIVFIFEMAFNTLKKLRSINLSFNPLKILNKNLFQQGLPLSSLLLDNSEIELIENGTFHGLNNLKYLSLRNNSLKSSDLMCLDIPGLKFLSLSYNILDQLPIDTFLNLPLLEVLLLEHCNIEKIIEASFINNKNLFKINFAQNIISNMPEKLFGSFNSITEFNISNNFLDYVPYGLLDNFTLIETLDIADNLIPKIEISGFEKLTKLKNLILRKNEITTITSSKKIILNDLILLDISFNRLYILPEFIFNNFPNIQNINISHNNILHFSFLMSYKRVGVSLINMDLSKNPAVSWTTAKKKENSTLVDSLYELHISLTNLTNIEDITFDLFTNLQHLFLQFNKIRRLSISPFSKLIFLESLDLGFNRITHLKTSNFRGLIKLNSLCLSNNNVESMESFDEDLSNLKLLDLSHNKLQNIINEHLIHLKELTVLNLSYNNLKYLSATAFNNLNKIIQIDLEHNKLQTIPLELLTSIETHIQDISIKDNVIICRCQKNNTWTWIQDHPKIIKAFGSICYNEDYPKEKCDFPLIVQLSVDKHNDNSVLVTWVIRNRTAIKSLKILYYNENIDSDVKLKEVDINYMSTLITNLLPNMNYIVCVLTMYENTVINIDEENTLNINETDYRFINVTSKMRRNIAASLITQSPASECLSFDTYRKPATIKTKPHKEFNVSSILNRRTGLTVGCCLGFVVFFVMVTVLLYTKFKERKRIAKSDPAWSEMNDYHSLQSKEDILQSSTTASTDNILLGMTKNRNISFER from the exons aTGAAAAGAATTTTTCATTGTGAGGCAAAAGGAAATGAAAATGGCATTATCCAATTTATTTCGTTGTTGCTTTTTTTACTTCCGATTTACCGAGCTCAAAATACCCTGGAGTGCACTGAAATGATAAGGAATAATAAATGCTCATGTTATACTTTTGAAGatg ctgTTTATCTTGATTGCCAAGATACAAccataaagaatattaaaaacgcTCTCAAAAGAGTAACAAACGTATACTCTTTTTCTATTTATGATCTCGACGCCAGCGAACAAGCTTTGGGACCACATTTTATACCGCAAGGCGCTTGTatcaaatatatacacatatcgCGAACTAACATAGGAGACATCGATGATGAAACTTTTATGCCGCTGAGAAAGTGCCTTGAAACATTAAGTATTGTATCGAGCAAGATTAAGTTTATACCTCAAAAAGCACTTTCCGGTATGCTCAAGCTAATGTCTCTTGAACTAGTATCAAACTACATCGAAGAAATACCAAGCTACAGTTTTTATGGacttccattaaaaaaaataaacattagagGAAATATTATTCGACGTGTGTCTGAAACTGCATTTACAACTTTAGAGTCGACACTTTTGGAAATAGACCTTAGTGAAAATAATCTCACCACATTTCCAATAATTTCTTTAGCGAATTTAAAACGTCTTCAAACATTGAAATTAGCTTGGAATGAGATATATGCAAttgaaaatctagaaaattcCAATCTGTTGTCATTAGAAAATTTAGACTTAAACTccaataattttgaatttatttctgAAGACTGCCTTAAATTTAGTCCGTCCCTAAAAGCGTtatcgtttcattttaattttatagctaATATTCATCACCGTGCATTTTACTCCCTTGTTAATTTGAAATCTTTAGATTTGAGTCACAatcgaattaaaatattacacacaaatatttttcaaaacaataaaCAGATAGAGATTATAGATTTAAGTCATAACCATTTGCATCATATTCATGGCTTACTCTGCAATATGCCGTctcttagtaaaatatttttaagccatAATAATATACTTGAAGTGCCAATAGATTCCTTTtttaattctagtaaaattagTGTGTTACACTTAGATAAAAATTGCATACATACTATAAACAGTGAGAGTTTTAgggatttaaaatttttagaagaACTGCAAATagattttaactatttaaatcAAGTGCCACAtagtattttatcaaataataaaaacttaacaaaattaagattagacaataataaatttagtgatTTCAATAATAACACATTCGTTTCTCtagtaaatctaaaatatttaaaaataaataacaacgaGCTCAAATCTATTTCAAaagatattttcataaatttaatttatttagaagaaatttacttaaaccataataaaatagCTGTTATCGAGTCTGGTACTTTTGAAAAAATGTCAAACCTTAAGTTCATctcattacataataataaacttacagaTATTGATGACATTTTGCCTAAAATAAAttccaaattaattttattatttcttgaaTTCAACCAATTAACTTCTATAAATTATGAATTTCTGGGACCACAAAGGAGATTACATCAACTAAGCTTGAAGAATAACCGTTTAAAGTTTATATCCAAAATGACATTCAGTAATCTCACCTATCTAACGCGTTTAGAACTAAGTCATAATGAACTTTTGATAATAGACGACTTTTCTTTTCAACGATTGAATTCAGCTCGATATTTAGATTTacagtacaataaaataaaaaatatatcttcatATACTTTTTTTGGTTTAAGTGAATTGGAAGATTTAGacctttcaaataataaaattgtatttatttttgaaatggcctttaacactttaaaaaaattgagaagCATAAACTTATCGTTTAATCCcttaaaaattttgaacaaaaatcTTTTTCAGCAAGGTTTACCGTTAAGTTCTTTGTTATTAGATAATTCTGAAATAGAACTAATAGAAAATGGTACATTTCATGGTTTAAACAATTTGAAATATCTTTCACTCAGAAACAATTCCTTAAAATCGAGTGATTTGATGTGTCTCGATATTCCAGgcctaaaatttttatctttatcttataacatactgGATCAATTACCTATTGATACCTTCTTGAACCTTCCACTGTTAGAAGTTCTTCTACTAGAACATtgtaatatagaaaaaattatagaaGCGAGTTTCATTAATAAcaagaacctttttaaaataaactttgcacaaaatataattagtaaCATGCCTGAAAAACTATTTGGTTCATTTAATTCAATTACTGAATTCAACATAAGCAATAATTTTCTGGATTACGTACCATATGGCTTATTAGACAATTTCACTTTGATAGAAACTCTTGACATAGCCGATAACCTAATACCAAAAATAGAAATAAGCGGCTTTGAAAAacttactaaattaaaaaatttaatattacgcAAAAATGAAATAACCACAATTACatctagtaaaaaaattatattgaacgatttaattttattggacATTAGTTTCAacagattatatatattgcctgaatttatatttaataattttccaaATATTCAAAACATCAATATTTCACACAATAACATACTGCACTTTAGTTTTTTAATGTCATATAAAAGAGTAGGTGTGTCACTGATTAATATGGACCTAAGTAAAAATCCAGCAGTGAGCTGGACAACTGCGAAAAAAAAAGAGAATAGTACTCTTGTAGACAGCTTATATGAATTACACATAAGTCTAACTAATCTGACAAATATAGAAGATATAACGTTTGACTTATTTACCAACTTACAACAcctatttttacaatttaataagaTTCGACGTCTATCAATAAGtccattttcaaaattaatttttttagagagTTTAGATTTGGGATTTAACAGAATTACTCATCTGAAAACAAGCAACTTTCGTGgtctaattaaattaaactcttTGTGTCTGTCTAACAATAATGTTGAATCAATGGAATCCTTTGATGAAGacttaagtaatttaaaactcTTAGATTTGTctcataataaattacaaaacattattaacGAGCATTTGATTCATTTGAAAGAACTAACAGTATTGAATCTTTCTTATAATAATCTCAAGTATTTGTCAGCTACCGCattcaataatttaaacaaaataatacaaattgacTTAGAACATAATAAACTTCAAACCATACCTCTGGAACTACTTACATCTATAGAAACTCACATACAGGATATATCAATAAAAG ATAATGTTATAATATGTCGTTGTCAGAAGAATAATACGTGGACTTGGATTCAGGATCacccaaaaataataaaagcattCGGATCAATTTGTTATAATGAAGATTATCCTAAAGAAAAATGCGACTTTCCTTTAATTGTCCAATTATCCGTTGACAAACATAATGATAATTCTGTATTAGTAACGTGGGTAATAAGAAATCGTACTGCTATAAAGTCTCTAAAAATTTTGTACTACAACGAAAATATAGATTCTGAt GTCAAACTGAAAGAAgttgatataaattatatgtcaACATTAATAACTAATCTTCTACCAAATATGAATTACATAGTTTGTGTTTTAACGATGTACGAGAATACGGTGATAAATATTGATGAAGAGAATaccttaaatattaatgaaactgATTATAGATTTATCAACGTTACGTCAAAAATGAGACGGAATATCGCAGCGTCACTCATCACGCAATCGCCGGCTAGCGAGTGCTTGTCTTTTGACACTTACAGAAAACCCGCAACAATCAAAACAAAACCACACAAAGAATTTAACGTATCTTCTATCTTAAATAGGCGTACTGGATTAACTGTAGGATGTTGTCTAggttttgtagtattttttgttatggTCACTGTTCTCTTATACACTAAGTTTAAAGAGAGAAAACGAATAGCCAAATCCGATCCAGCGTGGTCAGAGATGAATGACTATCATTCGCTACAGAGCAAAGAAGACATTTTACAAAGTTCAACGACGGCCTCGACGGATAATATTTTACTTGGGATGACAAAAAATCGCAATATATCTTTCGAAAGATAA